The Papio anubis isolate 15944 chromosome 1, Panubis1.0, whole genome shotgun sequence genome window below encodes:
- the KCNA10 gene encoding potassium voltage-gated channel subfamily A member 10 gives MDVCGWKEMEVALVNFDNSDEIQEEPGYATDFDSTSPKGRPGGSSFSNWKILISDSTNHETAFSKLPGDYADPPGPEPVVLNEGNQRVIINIAGLRFETQLRTLSQFPETLLGDREKRMQFFDSMRNEYFFDRNRPSFDGILYYYQSGGKIRRPANVPIDIFADEISFYELGSEAMDQFREDEGFIKDPETLLPTNDIHRQFWLLFEYPESSSAARSVAVVSVLVVVISITIFCLETLPEFREDRELKVVRDPNLNMSKTVVSQTMFTDPFFMVESTCIMWFTFELVLRFVVCPSKTDFFRNIMNIIDIISIIPYFATVITELAQETEPSAQQSMSLAILRIIRLVRVFRIFKLSRHSKGLQILGQTLKASMRELGLLIFFLFIGVILFSSAVYFAEVDEPESHFSSIPDGFWWAVVTMTTVGYGDMCPTTPGGKIVGTLCAIAGVLTIALPVPVIVSNFNYFYHRETENEEKQNIPSEIERILNGVGSRMGSTDSLSKTNGGCSTEKSRK, from the coding sequence ATGGATGTGTGTGGCTGGAAAGAAATGGAGGTTGCGCTGGTCAATTTTGATAACTCAGATGAAATCCAAGAAGAGCCAGGCTATGCCACAGACTTCGACTCAACCAGCCCAAAAGGCCGGCCTGGGGGCAGCTCCTTCTCCAACTGGAAGATCCTCATCAGCGACAGCACCAACCATGAGACGGCCTTCTCCAAGCTTCCGGGAGACTATGCTGACCCCCCAGGGCCTGAGCCAGTGGTACTGAATGAAGGAAACCAGCGGGTGATCATTAACATTGCTGGGCTGAGATTTGAGACCCAGCTCAGAACCCTCAGTCAATTCCCAGAGACTCTCCTGGGAGACCGGGAGAAAAGGATGCAGTTCTTTGACTCCATGAGAAATGAGTATTTCTTTGATCGGAACCGGCCCAGTTTTGATGGAATCCTATATTATTACCAATCTGGTGGGAAAATTCGGCGCCCAGCCAATGTTCCTATTGATATCTTTGCTGATGAAATCTCTTTCTATGAGCTGGGTAGTGAGGCCATGGACCAGTTCCGGGAGGATGAAGGCTTCATCAAAGACCCTGAAACACTGCTACCCACCAATGACATCCACCGTCAGTTCTGGCTCCTCTTTGAATACCCTGAGAGCTCCAGTGCTGCCCGTAGTGTGGCCGTGGTCTCAGTGTTGGTTGTGGTCATCTCCATCACCATCTTCTGCCTGGAGACACTGCCAGAGTTCCGGGAGGATAGGGAGCTGAAGGTGGTCAGAGACCCCAATCTCAACATGAGCAAGACAGTCGTCTCCCAGACCATGTTCACTGACCCTTTCTTCATGGTGGAGTCTACCTGCATCATGTGGTTCACCTTTGAGCTGGTGCTCCGGTTTGTGGTCTGCCCCAGCAAAACTGACTTCTTCAGGAACATCATGAACATCATTGACATTATTTCCATTATCCCCTACTTTGCAACTGTCATCACAGAGCTTGCCCAGGAGACAGAGCCGAGTGCCCAACAGAGCATGTCCCTGGCCATCCTGAGGATCATCCGCCTGGTGAGGGTCTTCCGCATCTTCAAGCTCTCCCGCCACTCCAAGGGGCTACAGATCCTTGGGCAAACACTGAAGGCATCCATGCGGGAGTTGGGGTTgctcatcttcttcctcttcattgGAGTCATCCTCTTCTCCAGCGCAGTCTACTTTGCTGAGGTGGATGAGCCAGAGTCCCATTTCTCTAGCATTCCTGATGGCTTCTGGTGGGCAGTAGTCACCATGACAACTGTAGGTTATGGGGACATGTGCCCGACCACCCCAGGGGGGAAGATTGTGGGCACTCTGTGCGCCATTGCAGGGGTCCTCACCATTGCCCTCCCTGTGCCTGTCATTGTCTCCAACTTCAATTACTTCTACCATCGGGAGACTGAGAATGAGGAAAAGCAGAACATCCCAAGTGAAATTGAAAGAATCCTCAACGGTGTAGGCTCAAGAATGGGCAGCACAGACTCTCTTAGTAAGACCAATGGTGGCTGTTCCACAGAGAAGTCCAGGAAGTGA